A genomic window from Pseudomonas alcaligenes includes:
- the rpsG gene encoding 30S ribosomal protein S7 gives MPRRRVAAKREILDDPKYGSLILAKFMNHVMESGKKAVAERIVYGALDTVKTRKNTDPLEVFEKALDAIAPLVEVKSRRVGGATYQVPVEVRPSRRNALAMRWLVESARKRGEKSMALRLAGELLDAFEGKGAAVKKREDVHRMAEANKAFSHYRF, from the coding sequence ATGCCAAGACGTCGTGTAGCAGCTAAGCGTGAGATTCTGGACGATCCGAAATACGGAAGCCTGATTCTCGCCAAATTCATGAACCACGTGATGGAAAGCGGCAAGAAGGCCGTTGCCGAGCGCATCGTTTATGGTGCTCTGGATACCGTCAAGACCCGCAAGAACACCGACCCCCTGGAAGTCTTCGAGAAAGCTCTCGACGCCATCGCTCCGCTGGTCGAAGTCAAGTCCCGCCGTGTAGGCGGTGCTACCTACCAGGTTCCGGTCGAAGTTCGTCCGTCCCGCCGTAATGCGCTGGCCATGCGCTGGCTGGTGGAAAGTGCGCGCAAGCGTGGTGAGAAGTCCATGGCTCTGCGCCTGGCTGGTGAGCTGCTGGACGCCTTCGAAGGCAAAGGCGCCGCCGTCAAGAAGCGTGAAGACGTGCACCGCATGGCCGAAGCCAACAAAGCGTTCTCGCACTACCGCTTCTAA
- the rpsL gene encoding 30S ribosomal protein S12 — protein sequence MATINQLVRQPRKRLVEKSDVPALQNCPQRRGVCTRVYTTTPKKPNSALRKVCRVRLTNGFEVTSYIGGEGHNLQEHSVVLIRGGRVKDLPGVRYHTVRGSLDTTGVKDRKQGRSKYGTKRPK from the coding sequence ATGGCAACTATCAACCAGCTGGTACGCCAGCCGCGCAAGCGTCTCGTCGAGAAGAGCGACGTGCCTGCGCTGCAGAACTGCCCGCAGCGTCGTGGCGTGTGCACTCGCGTGTACACCACCACGCCGAAGAAACCGAACTCCGCACTGCGTAAAGTGTGCCGTGTTCGTCTGACCAACGGTTTCGAAGTCACCTCCTACATCGGCGGTGAAGGTCACAACCTGCAGGAGCACAGCGTAGTGCTGATCCGCGGCGGTCGTGTAAAAGACCTCCCGGGTGTGCGTTACCACACCGTGCGCGGCTCGCTGGACACCACCGGTGTCAAAGACCGTAAGCAGGGTCGTTCCAAGTACGGTACCAAGCGTCCGAAGTAA
- the rpoC gene encoding DNA-directed RNA polymerase subunit beta', which translates to MKDLLNLLKNQGQIEEFDAIRIGLASPEMIRSWSFGEVKKPETINYRTFKPERDGLFCAKIFGPVKDYECLCGKYKRLKHRGVICEKCGVEVALAKVRRERMAHIELASPVAHIWFLKSLPSRIGLLLDMTLRDIERVLYFESYVVIDPGMTTLEKGQLLNDEQYFEALEEFGDDFDARMGAEAVRELLNAIDLDHEIGRLREEIPQTNSETKIKKLSKRLKLMEAFKDSGNHPEWMVLTVLPVLPPDLRPLVPLDGGRFATSDLNDLYRRVINRNNRLKRLLDLAAPDIIVRNEKRMLQEAVDALLDNGRRGRAITGSNKRPLKSLADMIKGKQGRFRQNLLGKRVDYSGRSVITVGPTLRLHQCGLPKKMALELFKPFIFGKLEARGMATTIKAAKKMVERELPEVWDVLAEVIREHPVLLNRAPTLHRLGIQAFEPVLIEGKAIQLHPLVCAAYNADFDGDQMAVHVPLTLEAQLEARALMMSTNNVLSPANGEPIIVPSQDVVLGLYYMTREAVNAKGEGRVFADLQEVDRVFRAGEASLHAKVKVRINETVKQKDGSLVKNTRIVDTTVGRALLFQIVPAGLSYDVVNQSMKKKAISKLINQCYRTVGLKDTVIFADQLMYTGFAYSTISGVSIGVNDFVIPDEKARIIDAATEEVKEIESQYASGLVTQGEKYNKVIDLWSKANDEVSKAMMANLSKEKVIDREGKEVEQESFNSMYMMADSGARGSAAQIRQLAGMRGLMAKPDGSIIETPITANFREGLNVLQYFISTHGARKGLADTALKTANSGYLTRRLVDVAQDLVVTEVDCGTEHGLLMTPHIEGGDVVEPLGERVLGRVIAKDVPKPGSDEIIVPAGTLVDEKWVEFIERNSIDEVVVRSPITCETRYGICAKCYGRDLARGHQVNIGEAVGVIAAQSIGEPGTQLTMRTFHIGGAASRTSAADNVQVKNGGAIRLHNLKHVERADGNLVAVSRSGELAVADEFGRERERYKLPYGAVISVKEGDKVEAGAIVAKWDPHTHPIVTEMKGTVTFVGMEEGITIKRQTDELTGLTNIEVLDPKDRPAAGKDIRPAIKMVDANGKELLLPGTDVPAQYFLPANALVGVADGAQIGVGDVIARIPQETSKTRDITGGLPRVADLFEARRPKEPSILAEISGTISFGKETKGKRRLVITPTDGSDPYEELIPKWRHLNVFEGEQVNKGEVISDGPSNPHDILRLLGVSALAKYIVNEIQDVYRLQGVKINDKHIETILRQMLRKVEITESGDSSFIKGDQMELTQVLEENEQLASEDKFIAKFERVLLGITKASLSTESFISAASFQETTRVLTEAAVTGKRDYLRGLKENVVVGRLIPAGTGLAYHSERKRKRDADKPQRVSASEVEAALTEALNSSGS; encoded by the coding sequence TTGAAAGACTTGCTGAATCTGTTGAAAAACCAGGGTCAAATCGAAGAGTTCGATGCCATCCGTATTGGCCTGGCCTCGCCCGAGATGATCCGCTCCTGGTCCTTCGGTGAAGTGAAGAAGCCGGAGACCATCAACTACCGTACCTTCAAGCCGGAGCGCGATGGCCTGTTCTGCGCCAAGATCTTCGGCCCGGTGAAGGACTACGAGTGCCTGTGCGGTAAGTACAAGCGCCTCAAGCACCGCGGCGTGATCTGCGAGAAGTGCGGCGTGGAAGTGGCCCTGGCCAAGGTCCGTCGTGAGCGCATGGCGCACATCGAACTGGCCTCGCCGGTCGCCCACATCTGGTTCCTGAAGTCGCTGCCGTCCCGTATCGGCCTGCTGCTGGACATGACCCTGCGTGACATCGAGCGCGTGCTCTATTTCGAGAGCTACGTGGTGATCGACCCGGGCATGACCACCCTGGAGAAGGGCCAGCTGCTGAACGACGAGCAGTACTTCGAAGCCCTCGAAGAGTTCGGTGACGACTTCGACGCGCGCATGGGCGCCGAGGCCGTGCGCGAGCTGCTCAATGCCATCGACCTGGATCACGAGATCGGCCGCCTGCGCGAGGAAATCCCGCAGACCAACTCCGAGACCAAGATCAAGAAGCTGTCCAAGCGCCTGAAGCTGATGGAAGCCTTCAAGGACTCCGGCAACCACCCGGAGTGGATGGTCCTGACCGTTCTGCCGGTACTGCCGCCGGACCTGCGTCCGCTGGTTCCTCTGGATGGCGGCCGCTTCGCGACTTCCGATCTGAACGATCTGTACCGTCGCGTGATCAACCGTAACAACCGCCTGAAGCGCCTGCTCGACCTGGCTGCGCCGGACATCATCGTGCGCAACGAAAAGCGCATGCTGCAGGAAGCGGTCGACGCCCTGCTGGACAACGGCCGTCGCGGTCGCGCCATCACCGGCTCGAACAAGCGTCCGCTGAAGTCGCTGGCCGACATGATCAAAGGTAAGCAAGGTCGCTTCCGTCAGAACCTGCTCGGTAAGCGCGTGGACTACTCCGGTCGTTCCGTGATCACCGTGGGCCCGACCCTGCGTCTGCACCAGTGCGGTCTGCCGAAGAAGATGGCCCTCGAGCTGTTCAAGCCGTTCATTTTCGGCAAGCTCGAAGCCCGCGGCATGGCCACCACCATCAAGGCGGCCAAGAAGATGGTCGAGCGCGAACTGCCCGAGGTCTGGGACGTTCTCGCCGAAGTCATCCGCGAACATCCCGTGCTGCTCAACCGCGCACCGACCCTGCACCGTCTGGGCATCCAGGCGTTCGAACCGGTACTGATCGAAGGTAAAGCCATCCAGCTGCACCCGCTGGTCTGCGCCGCGTACAACGCCGACTTCGACGGTGACCAGATGGCCGTGCACGTCCCGCTGACCCTCGAGGCCCAGCTGGAAGCCCGCGCGCTGATGATGTCGACCAACAACGTGCTGTCGCCCGCCAACGGCGAGCCGATCATCGTGCCGTCGCAGGACGTGGTTCTGGGTCTGTACTACATGACCCGTGAAGCCGTTAACGCCAAGGGCGAAGGTCGCGTGTTCGCCGACCTGCAGGAAGTCGACCGTGTGTTCCGCGCCGGCGAGGCCTCGCTGCACGCCAAGGTCAAGGTGCGCATCAACGAGACCGTCAAGCAGAAGGACGGCAGCCTGGTCAAGAACACCCGCATCGTCGACACCACCGTCGGCCGTGCCCTGCTGTTCCAGATCGTCCCGGCCGGCCTGTCCTATGACGTGGTCAACCAGTCGATGAAGAAGAAGGCGATCTCCAAGCTGATCAACCAGTGCTACCGCACCGTGGGTCTGAAGGACACCGTGATCTTCGCCGACCAGCTGATGTACACCGGTTTCGCCTACTCGACCATCTCCGGTGTGTCGATCGGCGTGAACGACTTCGTCATCCCGGACGAGAAGGCGCGTATCATCGACGCCGCCACCGAGGAAGTGAAGGAAATCGAATCGCAGTACGCCTCCGGCCTGGTAACCCAGGGCGAGAAGTACAACAAGGTGATCGACCTCTGGTCCAAGGCCAACGACGAAGTGTCCAAGGCGATGATGGCCAACCTCTCGAAAGAGAAGGTCATCGACCGCGAGGGCAAGGAAGTCGAGCAGGAGTCCTTCAACTCCATGTACATGATGGCGGACTCCGGTGCGCGTGGTAGCGCCGCCCAGATCCGTCAGCTGGCCGGTATGCGTGGCCTGATGGCCAAGCCGGACGGCTCCATCATCGAGACCCCGATCACCGCGAACTTCCGTGAAGGCCTGAACGTACTGCAGTACTTCATCTCCACTCACGGTGCGCGTAAAGGTCTGGCGGATACCGCACTGAAGACCGCGAACTCCGGTTACCTGACCCGTCGTCTGGTCGACGTGGCCCAGGACCTGGTGGTGACCGAAGTCGACTGCGGCACCGAACACGGTCTGCTGATGACTCCGCACATCGAAGGCGGCGACGTGGTCGAGCCGCTCGGTGAGCGCGTCCTCGGCCGCGTGATCGCCAAGGACGTGCCGAAGCCGGGCAGCGACGAGATCATCGTCCCGGCCGGCACCCTGGTCGACGAGAAGTGGGTCGAGTTCATCGAGCGCAACAGCATCGACGAAGTGGTCGTGCGTTCGCCGATCACCTGCGAAACCCGCTACGGCATCTGTGCCAAGTGCTACGGTCGCGATCTGGCCCGTGGTCACCAGGTCAACATCGGTGAAGCGGTCGGCGTCATCGCCGCCCAGTCCATCGGTGAGCCGGGTACCCAGCTGACCATGCGTACCTTCCACATCGGTGGTGCGGCTTCGCGTACCTCGGCTGCCGACAACGTCCAGGTGAAGAACGGTGGCGCGATCCGCCTGCACAACCTGAAGCACGTCGAGCGCGCCGACGGCAACCTGGTGGCCGTGTCGCGTTCCGGCGAGCTGGCCGTGGCCGACGAGTTCGGTCGCGAGCGCGAGCGCTACAAGCTGCCGTACGGCGCCGTGATCTCGGTGAAGGAGGGCGACAAGGTCGAAGCTGGCGCCATCGTCGCCAAGTGGGACCCGCACACCCACCCGATCGTGACCGAAATGAAGGGTACCGTGACCTTCGTCGGCATGGAGGAGGGCATCACCATCAAGCGCCAGACCGACGAACTGACCGGTCTGACCAACATCGAAGTCCTCGATCCGAAGGATCGTCCGGCTGCTGGCAAGGACATCCGTCCGGCGATCAAGATGGTCGACGCCAATGGCAAGGAACTGCTGCTGCCGGGTACCGACGTTCCTGCCCAGTACTTCCTGCCGGCCAACGCCCTGGTCGGTGTGGCCGACGGTGCGCAGATCGGTGTCGGTGACGTCATCGCGCGTATCCCGCAGGAAACCTCGAAGACCCGCGACATCACCGGTGGTCTGCCGCGCGTGGCCGACCTGTTCGAAGCTCGTCGTCCGAAGGAGCCGTCGATCCTGGCGGAAATCAGCGGCACCATTAGCTTCGGCAAGGAGACCAAGGGCAAGCGCCGTCTGGTCATCACTCCGACCGATGGCAGCGATCCGTACGAGGAGCTGATTCCGAAGTGGCGCCACCTGAACGTGTTCGAGGGTGAGCAGGTCAACAAGGGCGAAGTGATCTCCGACGGCCCGAGCAACCCGCACGACATCCTGCGCCTGCTGGGTGTCAGCGCGCTGGCCAAGTACATCGTCAACGAGATTCAGGACGTGTACCGCCTGCAGGGCGTGAAGATCAACGACAAGCACATCGAGACCATCCTGCGTCAGATGCTGCGCAAGGTCGAGATCACCGAGTCCGGCGACTCCAGCTTCATCAAGGGCGACCAGATGGAGCTGACCCAGGTGTTGGAGGAGAACGAGCAGCTGGCGAGCGAAGACAAGTTTATCGCCAAGTTCGAGCGCGTCCTGCTGGGTATCACCAAGGCCTCGCTGTCCACCGAGTCGTTCATCTCCGCGGCTTCCTTCCAGGAAACCACCCGCGTGCTGACCGAAGCGGCCGTGACCGGCAAGCGCGACTACCTGCGCGGCCTGAAGGAGAACGTCGTGGTGGGTCGTCTGATCCCGGCCGGTACCGGTCTGGCCTACCACAGCGAGCGCAAGCGCAAGCGTGACGCCGACAAGCCGCAGCGCGTGAGCGCCAGCGAAGTGGAAGCGGCGCTGACCGAGGCGCTGAACTCCAGCGGCAGCTGA
- the rpoB gene encoding DNA-directed RNA polymerase subunit beta has protein sequence MAYSYTEKKRIRKDFSKLPDVMDVPYLLAIQLDSYREFLQQGVSKEQFRDVGLHAAFKSVFPIISYSGNAALEYVGYRLGEPAFDVKECVLRGVTFAVPLRVKVRLIIFDKESSNKAIKDIKEQEVYMGEIPLMTENGTFIINGTERVIVSQLHRSPGVFFDHDRGKTHSSGKLLYSARIIPYRGSWLDFEFDPKDCVFVRIDRRRKLPASVLLRALGYSTEEVLDTFYATNVFHVKGENLSLELVPSRLRGEIAAFDIKDEKGKVIVEQGRRITARHINQIDKAGIKELEVPLDYVLGRTTAKAIVHPATGEIVAECNTELTVDLLAKIVKAQVVRIETLYTNDIDCGPFISDTLKIDSTGNQLEALVEIYRMMRPGEPPTKDAAETLFNNLFFSAERYDLSAVGRMKFNRRIGRTEIEGSGVLSKEDIVDVLKTLVDIRNGKGIVDDIDHLGNRRVRCVGEMAENQFRVGLVRVERAVKERLSMAESEGLMPQDLINAKPVAAAVKEFFGSSQLSQFMDQNNPLSEITHKRRVSALGPGGLTRERAGFEVRDVHPTHYGRVCPIETPEGPNIGLINSLAAYARTNQYGFLESPYRVVKDTQVTDEIVFLSAIEEADHVIAQASATMNAKGQLVDELVNVRHLNEFTVKAPEDVTLMDVSPKQVVSVAASLIPFLEHDDANRALMGSNMQRQAVPTLRADKPLVGTGMERNVARDSGVCVVARRGGVIDSVDASRIVVRVADDEVETGEAGVDIYNLTKYTRSNQNTCINQRPLVSKGDVVSRGDIMADGPSTDMGELALGQNMRVAFMPWNGFNFEDSICLSERVVQEDRFTTIHIQELTCVARDTKLGPEEITADIPNVGEAALNKLDEAGIVYVGAEVMAGDILVGKVTPKGETQLTPEEKLLRAIFGEKASDVKDTSLRVPTGTKGTVIDVQVFTRDGVERDSRALAIEKQQLDEIRKDLNEEFRIVEGATFERLRSALVGAKAEGGAGLKKGAVITDEYLDGLERGQWFKLRMADDALNEQLEKAQAYISDRRQMLDDKFEDKKRKLQQGDDLAPGVLKIVKVYLAIKRRIQPGDKMAGRHGNKGVVSVIMPVEDMPHDANGTPVDIVLNPLGVPSRMNVGQILETHLGLAAKGLGEKINRMLEEQRKIAELRKFLNEIYNEIGGRQENLDEFSDAEILELAKNLKGGVPMATAVFDGAKETEIKAMLKLADLPESGQMRLFDGRTGNQFERPTTVGYMYMLKLNHLVDDKMHARSTGSYSLVTQQPLGGKAQFGGQRFGEMEVWALEAYGAAYTLQEMLTVKSDDVNGRTKMYKNIVDGDHRMEAGMPESFNVLIKEIRSLGIDIELETE, from the coding sequence ATGGCTTACTCATACACTGAGAAAAAACGTATCCGCAAGGACTTTAGCAAGTTGCCGGACGTGATGGATGTGCCTTATCTCCTGGCCATCCAGCTGGATTCGTATCGCGAATTCCTGCAGCAAGGAGTGAGCAAGGAGCAGTTCCGCGACGTTGGCCTGCATGCGGCCTTCAAGTCCGTATTCCCGATCATCAGCTACTCCGGCAACGCCGCTCTGGAGTACGTCGGCTACCGCCTGGGCGAGCCCGCGTTCGACGTCAAAGAGTGCGTGCTGCGTGGCGTGACCTTCGCCGTGCCGCTGCGCGTTAAAGTCCGTCTGATCATTTTCGACAAAGAATCGTCGAACAAGGCGATCAAGGACATCAAAGAGCAAGAAGTGTACATGGGCGAAATTCCGCTCATGACCGAGAACGGTACCTTCATCATCAACGGTACCGAGCGTGTGATCGTTTCCCAGCTGCACCGCTCCCCGGGTGTGTTCTTCGACCACGACCGTGGCAAGACCCACAGCTCCGGCAAGCTGCTTTACTCCGCGCGCATCATCCCCTACCGCGGCTCCTGGCTGGACTTCGAGTTCGACCCGAAAGACTGCGTGTTCGTCCGTATCGACCGTCGCCGCAAGCTGCCGGCCTCCGTCCTGCTGCGCGCCCTGGGCTACAGCACCGAGGAAGTGCTGGACACCTTCTATGCCACCAACGTGTTCCACGTGAAGGGCGAGAACCTCAGCCTGGAACTGGTGCCGTCGCGTCTGCGTGGCGAGATCGCCGCGTTCGACATCAAGGACGAGAAAGGCAAGGTCATCGTTGAGCAGGGCCGCCGTATCACCGCGCGCCACATCAACCAGATCGACAAGGCCGGCATCAAGGAGCTGGAAGTTCCGCTCGACTACGTGCTGGGTCGCACCACCGCCAAGGCCATCGTCCATCCGGCCACCGGCGAGATCGTTGCCGAGTGCAACACCGAGCTGACCGTCGACCTGCTGGCCAAGATCGTCAAGGCCCAGGTGGTCCGCATCGAGACCCTGTACACCAACGACATCGACTGCGGTCCGTTCATCTCCGACACCCTGAAGATCGATTCCACCGGCAACCAGCTGGAAGCCCTGGTCGAGATCTACCGCATGATGCGTCCGGGCGAGCCGCCGACCAAGGATGCCGCCGAGACCCTGTTCAACAACCTGTTCTTCAGCGCCGAGCGTTACGACCTGTCCGCCGTCGGCCGCATGAAGTTCAACCGTCGTATCGGTCGTACCGAGATCGAAGGCTCCGGCGTGCTGTCCAAAGAGGACATCGTCGACGTGCTGAAGACCCTGGTCGACATCCGTAACGGCAAGGGCATCGTCGACGACATCGACCACCTGGGTAACCGTCGCGTACGTTGCGTCGGCGAGATGGCCGAGAACCAGTTCCGCGTCGGTCTGGTCCGCGTCGAGCGTGCCGTCAAAGAGCGTCTGTCGATGGCCGAGAGCGAAGGCCTGATGCCGCAGGACCTGATCAACGCCAAGCCGGTTGCGGCGGCGGTGAAGGAGTTCTTCGGTTCCAGCCAGCTCTCGCAGTTCATGGACCAGAACAACCCGCTCTCCGAGATCACCCACAAGCGCCGCGTCTCCGCACTCGGCCCAGGCGGTCTGACCCGCGAGCGCGCCGGCTTCGAAGTCCGCGACGTACACCCGACCCACTACGGTCGCGTGTGCCCGATCGAGACCCCTGAAGGTCCGAACATCGGCCTGATCAACTCGCTGGCCGCCTATGCCCGCACCAACCAGTACGGCTTCCTGGAAAGCCCGTACCGCGTGGTGAAGGACACCCAGGTCACCGACGAGATCGTGTTCCTGTCCGCCATCGAAGAGGCCGATCACGTGATCGCCCAGGCTTCGGCGACCATGAACGCCAAGGGCCAGCTGGTCGACGAGCTGGTGAACGTACGTCACCTCAACGAGTTCACCGTCAAGGCGCCGGAAGACGTGACCCTGATGGACGTGTCGCCGAAGCAGGTCGTCTCCGTCGCTGCCTCGCTGATTCCGTTCCTCGAGCACGACGACGCCAACCGTGCACTCATGGGTTCGAACATGCAGCGTCAGGCCGTGCCGACCCTGCGTGCCGACAAGCCCCTGGTCGGTACCGGCATGGAGCGCAACGTCGCCCGTGACTCCGGCGTCTGCGTCGTGGCCCGTCGTGGCGGCGTGATCGACTCGGTCGACGCCAGCCGTATCGTGGTGCGTGTGGCCGATGACGAAGTCGAAACTGGCGAAGCCGGCGTCGACATCTACAACCTGACCAAGTACACCCGCTCCAACCAGAACACCTGCATCAACCAGCGTCCGCTGGTGAGCAAGGGTGACGTGGTTTCGCGCGGTGACATCATGGCCGACGGCCCGTCCACCGACATGGGTGAACTGGCGCTGGGCCAGAACATGCGCGTGGCGTTCATGCCGTGGAACGGCTTCAACTTCGAAGACTCCATCTGCCTGTCCGAGCGCGTGGTCCAGGAAGACCGCTTCACCACCATCCACATCCAGGAACTGACCTGTGTGGCGCGTGACACCAAGCTCGGCCCAGAGGAAATCACCGCGGACATCCCGAACGTCGGTGAGGCCGCGCTGAACAAGCTGGACGAGGCCGGTATCGTCTACGTCGGCGCCGAAGTCATGGCCGGCGACATCCTGGTCGGCAAGGTCACCCCGAAGGGCGAGACCCAGCTGACTCCGGAAGAGAAGCTGCTGCGTGCGATCTTCGGTGAGAAGGCGTCCGACGTGAAGGACACCTCCCTGCGCGTGCCGACCGGCACCAAGGGCACCGTCATCGACGTGCAGGTGTTCACCCGTGACGGCGTGGAGCGCGACAGCCGCGCCCTGGCCATCGAGAAGCAGCAGCTCGACGAGATCCGCAAGGACCTCAACGAGGAGTTCCGCATCGTCGAAGGCGCCACCTTCGAGCGTCTGCGTTCCGCCCTGGTCGGTGCCAAGGCTGAAGGCGGCGCCGGCCTGAAGAAGGGTGCCGTGATCACCGACGAGTACCTGGACGGTCTGGAGCGCGGCCAGTGGTTCAAACTGCGCATGGCCGACGACGCTCTCAACGAGCAGCTGGAAAAGGCCCAGGCCTATATCAGCGACCGTCGCCAGATGCTCGACGACAAGTTCGAAGACAAGAAGCGCAAGCTGCAGCAGGGCGACGACCTGGCGCCGGGCGTACTGAAGATCGTCAAGGTCTACCTGGCCATCAAGCGCCGCATCCAGCCGGGCGACAAGATGGCCGGCCGTCACGGTAACAAGGGTGTGGTCTCGGTGATCATGCCGGTCGAAGACATGCCGCACGACGCCAACGGTACTCCGGTCGACATCGTCCTGAACCCGCTGGGCGTACCTTCGCGTATGAACGTCGGGCAGATCCTCGAAACCCACCTGGGCCTGGCGGCCAAGGGCCTGGGCGAGAAGATCAACCGCATGCTCGAAGAGCAGCGCAAGATCGCCGAGCTGCGCAAGTTCCTCAACGAGATCTACAACGAGATCGGTGGCCGTCAGGAAAACCTCGACGAGTTCTCCGACGCCGAGATTCTCGAGCTGGCGAAGAACCTGAAAGGCGGCGTGCCGATGGCTACCGCCGTGTTCGACGGTGCCAAGGAAACCGAGATCAAGGCCATGCTGAAGCTGGCCGATCTGCCGGAAAGCGGCCAGATGCGCCTGTTCGACGGTCGTACCGGTAACCAGTTCGAGCGTCCGACCACCGTCGGCTACATGTACATGCTCAAGCTGAACCACCTGGTCGACGACAAGATGCACGCCCGTTCCACCGGTTCCTACAGCCTGGTTACCCAGCAGCCGCTGGGTGGTAAGGCGCAGTTCGGTGGTCAGCGCTTCGGTGAGATGGAGGTCTGGGCGCTGGAAGCCTACGGCGCCGCCTACACCCTGCAGGAAATGCTGACCGTGAAGTCGGACGACGTGAACGGCCGGACCAAGATGTACAAGAACATCGTGGACGGCGATCACCGCATGGAGGCCGGCATGCCCGAGTCCTTCAACGTGCTGATCAAAGAGATCCGCTCGCTCGGTATCGACATCGAACTGGAAACCGAATAA
- the rplL gene encoding 50S ribosomal protein L7/L12, producing the protein MALTNEDIINAVSEMSVMQIVELIKAMEEKFGVTAAAAVAAGPAVAAAAAEEQTEFNVVLAEAGDKKVNVIKVVRELTGLGLKEAKEKVDTAPQVVAEGLTKEAAEDAKKKLEEAGAKVELK; encoded by the coding sequence ATGGCTCTGACCAACGAAGACATCATCAACGCCGTATCCGAAATGTCCGTCATGCAGATCGTTGAACTGATCAAGGCGATGGAAGAGAAGTTCGGCGTAACCGCCGCTGCCGCCGTTGCCGCTGGCCCGGCTGTTGCTGCTGCCGCTGCTGAAGAGCAGACCGAGTTCAACGTCGTTCTGGCCGAAGCCGGCGACAAGAAAGTGAACGTGATCAAGGTCGTTCGCGAACTGACCGGTCTGGGTCTGAAAGAAGCCAAAGAGAAAGTCGACACCGCTCCTCAGGTCGTTGCCGAAGGCCTGACCAAGGAAGCTGCCGAAGACGCCAAGAAGAAGCTGGAAGAAGCTGGCGCCAAAGTCGAGCTCAAGTAA
- the rplJ gene encoding 50S ribosomal protein L10 → MAIKLEDKKAIVAEVNEAAKAGLSAVVADARGVTVGAMTGLRKEAREAGVYVRVVRNTLLKRAVEGTQFDVLSDVFKGPTLIAFSNEHPGAAARIFKEFAKGQDKFEIKAAAFEGQFLAANQIDVLATLPTYNEAVAQLMSVIQGATSKLARTLAAIRDQKEGAAA, encoded by the coding sequence GTGGCAATTAAACTCGAAGACAAGAAGGCCATCGTCGCTGAAGTCAACGAGGCTGCCAAAGCCGGTCTGTCCGCTGTCGTGGCTGATGCCCGTGGCGTGACCGTCGGCGCAATGACCGGACTCCGTAAAGAGGCCCGCGAAGCTGGCGTATACGTGCGTGTCGTGCGTAACACCCTGCTCAAGCGCGCCGTTGAAGGCACTCAGTTCGACGTGCTCAGCGACGTGTTCAAAGGCCCGACCCTCATCGCTTTCTCCAACGAGCATCCGGGCGCTGCCGCCCGTATCTTCAAGGAGTTCGCCAAGGGTCAGGACAAGTTCGAGATCAAGGCAGCTGCGTTCGAGGGTCAATTCCTCGCAGCCAATCAGATCGACGTACTGGCAACTCTGCCGACCTACAACGAAGCCGTTGCCCAGCTGATGAGCGTGATTCAGGGCGCCACCAGCAAGCTGGCTCGTACTCTGGCGGCTATTCGCGACCAGAAAGAAGGCGCTGCCGCCTGA
- the rplA gene encoding 50S ribosomal protein L1, translating into MAKLTKRQKAIAEKVEAGKAYNFEEAAKLLAELSTVKFTESFDIAVNLGVDPRKSDQVVRGATVLPNGTGKTVRVAVFTQGPGAEAALAAGADKVGMDDLAAEMKAGDLNYDVVIASPDAMRVVGQLGQVLGPRGLMPNPKVGTVTPDVATAVKNAKAGQVRFRTDKNGIIHTSVGKVGFDAAALKQNVEALLTDLKRLKPSTSKGIYVKRVTLSTTMGPGLVIDQASLEA; encoded by the coding sequence ATGGCTAAGCTGACCAAGCGCCAGAAGGCTATCGCCGAGAAAGTCGAAGCCGGCAAGGCATACAACTTCGAAGAGGCCGCCAAGCTGCTGGCCGAGCTGTCCACCGTCAAGTTCACCGAGTCCTTCGACATCGCCGTGAACCTGGGTGTGGATCCGCGTAAATCCGACCAGGTCGTGCGTGGCGCCACCGTGCTGCCGAACGGCACTGGCAAGACCGTCCGCGTTGCCGTGTTCACCCAGGGGCCGGGCGCCGAAGCCGCTCTGGCCGCCGGTGCCGACAAGGTCGGTATGGACGACCTGGCCGCCGAGATGAAGGCTGGCGATCTGAACTACGACGTGGTCATCGCTTCCCCGGACGCCATGCGTGTCGTCGGCCAGCTGGGCCAGGTTCTCGGTCCGCGTGGCCTGATGCCGAACCCGAAGGTCGGTACCGTGACTCCGGACGTGGCTACTGCCGTGAAGAACGCCAAGGCCGGTCAGGTACGTTTCCGTACCGACAAGAACGGCATCATCCACACCTCCGTCGGCAAGGTCGGCTTCGACGCCGCCGCGCTGAAGCAGAACGTGGAAGCCCTGCTGACCGACCTGAAGCGCCTGAAGCCGTCGACCTCCAAAGGTATCTACGTCAAGCGCGTGACCCTGAGCACCACCATGGGTCCGGGTCTGGTGATCGATCAGGCTTCTCTGGAAGCATAA